Proteins found in one Quercus robur chromosome 2, dhQueRobu3.1, whole genome shotgun sequence genomic segment:
- the LOC126714686 gene encoding TLC domain-containing protein At5g14285 isoform X2 — translation MENLFLFFPMFFTIYLIGYFIVFRNWSPKIRPEAASCFISFAHGTPAVFLATSAILADSNRGFAAPNTEPENSVLDFSISYFTMDLFHYLAFCPGDLLFIGHHLATLFVFVTCRYLVSHGACAILALLVLAELTSACQNAWTLARARRDDVVLAAKLD, via the coding sequence ATGGAAAACCTCTTCCTATTCTTCCCAATGTTCTTCACGATCTATCTCATCGGCTATTTCATCGTTTTCCGGAACTGGAGCCCCAAGATCCGACCCGAAGCCGCCAGCTGCTTTATCTCCTTTGCTCACGGCACACCGGCGGTTTTCTTAGCCACCTCCGCCATACTCGCCGACTCGAACCGCGGCTTCGCCGCGCCGAACACCGAGCCCGAGAACTCAGTCCTCGACTTCAGCATTTCCTACTTCACCATGGACCTCTTCCACTACCTCGCCTTCTGCCCCGGCGACCTCCTCTTCATCGGCCACCACCTCGCCACGCTCTTCGTCTTCGTCACGTGCCGGTACCTCGTGTCCCACGGCGCGTGCGCCATCCTCGCGCTGCTCGTCCTCGCGGAGCTGACCAGCGCGTGCCAGAACGCGTGGACGCTGGCCAGGGCGAGGAGGGACGACGTCGTTCTCGCCGCGAAACT
- the LOC126714686 gene encoding TLC domain-containing protein At5g14285 isoform X1 — MENLFLFFPMFFTIYLIGYFIVFRNWSPKIRPEAASCFISFAHGTPAVFLATSAILADSNRGFAAPNTEPENSVLDFSISYFTMDLFHYLAFCPGDLLFIGHHLATLFVFVTCRYLVSHGACAILALLVLAELTSACQNAWTLARARRDDVVLAAKLYGLLSPPFYALYSIVRGVLGPCLVYKMCAFYMSGEASGVIPMWVWVSWIVVVVMAISVSILWIFNLWVEFFRERTGKLEKKVT, encoded by the coding sequence ATGGAAAACCTCTTCCTATTCTTCCCAATGTTCTTCACGATCTATCTCATCGGCTATTTCATCGTTTTCCGGAACTGGAGCCCCAAGATCCGACCCGAAGCCGCCAGCTGCTTTATCTCCTTTGCTCACGGCACACCGGCGGTTTTCTTAGCCACCTCCGCCATACTCGCCGACTCGAACCGCGGCTTCGCCGCGCCGAACACCGAGCCCGAGAACTCAGTCCTCGACTTCAGCATTTCCTACTTCACCATGGACCTCTTCCACTACCTCGCCTTCTGCCCCGGCGACCTCCTCTTCATCGGCCACCACCTCGCCACGCTCTTCGTCTTCGTCACGTGCCGGTACCTCGTGTCCCACGGCGCGTGCGCCATCCTCGCGCTGCTCGTCCTCGCGGAGCTGACCAGCGCGTGCCAGAACGCGTGGACGCTGGCCAGGGCGAGGAGGGACGACGTCGTTCTCGCCGCGAAACTGTACGGTCTCTTGTCCCCTCCCTTTTATGCATTGTATTCGATAGTGCGGGGTGTGTTGGGGCCGTGTTTGGTGTACAAAATGTGTGCGTTCTACATGAGTGGTGAGGCCAGCGGTGTGATCCCAATGTGGGTTTGGGTGTCTtggattgttgttgttgttatggcTATTTCTGTTAGTATTTTGTGGATTTTCAATCTTTGGGTTGAGTTTTTTAGAGAAAGAACGggaaaattggaaaagaaagtaacatag